A portion of the Edaphobacter lichenicola genome contains these proteins:
- a CDS encoding pyridoxamine 5'-phosphate oxidase family protein: MKALAKKVADIDFTMLSTRSDDGEIGARPMSNNGDVEYDGDSWFFTWETSRMVADIQRDPRVGLSLQGKAGILGKPPLFISIEAIAELVRDKALFEKHWNADLERWFEQGIETPGIVLIKAHAQRIKYWDGEDEGEVKG, translated from the coding sequence ATGAAAGCCTTAGCAAAAAAGGTAGCTGATATTGACTTCACCATGCTATCCACGCGGTCCGATGACGGCGAAATTGGAGCTCGACCGATGAGTAACAACGGTGATGTCGAGTACGACGGAGATTCGTGGTTCTTTACTTGGGAAACGTCGCGAATGGTAGCGGATATTCAGCGCGATCCGCGAGTGGGCCTCTCTTTGCAAGGGAAAGCCGGGATTCTAGGTAAGCCTCCGCTATTTATATCGATTGAAGCGATAGCCGAGCTGGTCCGGGATAAGGCGCTATTCGAGAAGCATTGGAACGCCGACCTGGAACGATGGTTTGAACAAGGCATCGAAACGCCGGGGATTGTACTGATCAAAGCGCATGCGCAGCGCATCAAGTATTGGGACGGTGAGGACGAAGGCGAAGTGAAAGGTTAG
- a CDS encoding DUF2252 family protein, with protein sequence MAIGEWRGGYVAREAKAVLPSACVWMTGEVGHGQSNYEDAISSAVRFPDPFQVIQGSWLIRRLSPDSNPIDIQTLPKHSDEQMILQAMGAEAANVHLGTKRQGTRVLKDLSKRKANWLRDSANHMAAAVEKDWKRYKKC encoded by the coding sequence GTGGCGATCGGAGAGTGGCGCGGAGGTTATGTCGCACGAGAGGCGAAGGCTGTGCTGCCGTCTGCCTGTGTCTGGATGACGGGCGAGGTGGGCCATGGCCAGTCCAACTACGAAGATGCGATTTCTTCCGCGGTACGTTTCCCGGACCCCTTCCAGGTCATTCAAGGTTCTTGGCTAATTCGTCGCCTTTCGCCGGACTCAAATCCCATTGATATTCAAACTCTGCCCAAGCATAGTGACGAGCAAATGATTCTTCAGGCGATGGGTGCGGAAGCGGCAAACGTCCATCTGGGGACGAAGCGACAGGGCACCCGCGTTTTGAAAGACTTGAGTAAGAGGAAAGCGAATTGGCTGCGCGACTCTGCAAATCACATGGCCGCAGCCGTGGAGAAGGACTGGAAACGTTATAAGAAGTGCTAA
- a CDS encoding DUF2252 domain-containing protein, whose translation MKESPFLFLRGTFYRWAQQWSSICSDLCDAPEVLAVGDLHVNSFGTWRDVEGRLCWGVDDFDEAFRLPYTNDLVRLAASMKIVIDAEGLSIKVKAGCDAILEGYVRSLKAGGRPLVLAEREQKLGKLGIDSFKPPTDFWDKLNQLPPYVRSLLLM comes from the coding sequence ATGAAAGAAAGTCCCTTCCTTTTCTTGCGTGGAACCTTCTACAGGTGGGCTCAACAATGGTCGTCGATCTGCTCCGATTTGTGCGACGCACCAGAGGTTCTCGCTGTCGGGGATCTGCATGTGAACAGTTTTGGGACTTGGCGAGACGTGGAGGGCCGGCTCTGTTGGGGAGTCGACGATTTCGACGAGGCTTTCCGCTTGCCTTACACCAATGATTTGGTCCGACTAGCCGCCAGCATGAAGATCGTCATCGACGCGGAAGGTTTGTCAATCAAGGTGAAGGCGGGCTGCGACGCTATTCTAGAGGGATATGTCCGGTCTCTCAAGGCAGGCGGCCGCCCTCTGGTTCTCGCGGAACGTGAACAAAAGCTCGGAAAACTCGGCATAGACAGTTTCAAGCCACCGACCGATTTCTGGGACAAACTAAATCAACTGCCGCCTTACGTCAGGAGCTTGCTCCTGATGTAA
- a CDS encoding DUF3147 family protein → MDTILRFLIGGLVVSVFAILGDMIKPESLGGVFAAAPTIAFATLSLTLHKHGAAYIAIEARSMVAGAIAFFVYACCVSFILVRWRPKSLMAAITLMPVWFATAAAIWALWLRR, encoded by the coding sequence ATGGATACGATATTGCGATTTCTAATAGGCGGCCTAGTGGTGAGCGTGTTTGCAATCCTTGGCGACATGATAAAACCGGAGTCGCTTGGAGGAGTGTTCGCCGCCGCTCCGACCATTGCGTTTGCGACGCTGTCATTGACGTTGCATAAACACGGTGCCGCGTATATCGCGATAGAGGCTCGTTCTATGGTTGCTGGTGCGATCGCGTTTTTCGTCTATGCGTGTTGTGTGAGCTTTATACTCGTGCGTTGGCGGCCGAAATCGCTAATGGCCGCCATCACATTAATGCCGGTCTGGTTTGCAACGGCAGCAGCCATCTGGGCGCTCTGGCTGCGGAGATAA
- a CDS encoding DUF3147 family protein, whose product MRLKLRFDSLKETKPIEYASRFIFGGLVTVFAGLIADHYGPVVGGLFLAFPGIFPAGVSLVEKHKTQREALAGKLGTRSARGEAGVEAAGGSIGAVGLVGFAMVLWRGLPTHTFSLMLFIASGAWIVVAGLFWWARERM is encoded by the coding sequence ATGCGGCTAAAGCTAAGGTTCGATTCCCTGAAAGAGACCAAACCGATTGAGTATGCTTCACGGTTCATCTTCGGTGGTTTAGTAACGGTCTTTGCAGGGCTTATCGCGGACCACTACGGGCCGGTGGTGGGCGGCCTATTCCTGGCTTTTCCGGGGATCTTTCCCGCAGGAGTCAGCCTAGTAGAGAAGCATAAAACGCAGCGAGAAGCGTTGGCCGGCAAGCTAGGGACCCGTTCCGCACGGGGTGAAGCCGGTGTAGAGGCGGCCGGCGGTTCGATAGGGGCGGTTGGGTTAGTCGGATTCGCAATGGTACTGTGGCGGGGGCTACCGACCCATACTTTCTCACTGATGCTCTTCATCGCTTCAGGGGCTTGGATCGTGGTGGCCGGACTGTTCTGGTGGGCGCGGGAGAGAATGTAA
- the glgX gene encoding glycogen debranching protein GlgX: MTVLEAPQQEESRCHLNPTLLPGRPYPLGAAVYKNGTNFAIFSQDATRVELCLFNSDGEQTACIALRERTAYVWHGLVLDIKPGQLYGYRIHGPWEPDQGHRFNPNKLLVDPYAKAISGDVDWNAPIFPYDLASGDDCKIDEQDSATVVPKSVVIDNKFDWGDDSPPETPLADSVIYEVHVKGFSVRNPMVPEKLRGTYAGLAHESSINYFKKLGITAVELLTVHHFIDEGHLVDKGLSDYWGYNTLGYFAPMSRYSSSGDRGGQVREFKEMVKALHSAGIEVILDVVYNHTCEGNHMGPMLSWKGVCNATYYRTVEGDPRHYMDYTGTGNTLNVRNPQVLKMLMDSLRYWVTEMHVDGFRFDLAATLARELHDVSRLSSFFDTIHQDPTLADVKLIAEPWDVGDGGYQVGQFPVLWAEWNGIYRDTIRRFWKGDAGQLSDFANRITGSSDLYQFDGRKPYASINFITAHDGFTLCDLVSYNEKHNEANHDDNKDGANDNESWNMGTEGPTDDPQINTLRERQIRNFLATLMLSQGVPMLAGGDEVARSQRGNNNCYCQDNELTWFDWDLDDSRKRLRDFTSQLIQFRLSSQSSPS; the protein is encoded by the coding sequence ATGACAGTTCTAGAGGCACCCCAACAAGAGGAATCGAGGTGCCACTTAAATCCCACTCTTCTGCCAGGAAGGCCCTATCCTCTCGGCGCGGCAGTTTACAAGAACGGCACCAATTTCGCTATTTTTTCCCAAGATGCGACCCGCGTTGAGTTGTGCCTGTTCAACTCGGATGGCGAGCAGACTGCCTGTATTGCTTTGCGTGAACGTACGGCTTACGTGTGGCACGGGCTAGTGCTTGATATCAAGCCCGGACAACTTTACGGCTATCGCATACATGGGCCGTGGGAACCCGACCAAGGCCACCGGTTCAACCCGAATAAATTGCTAGTTGATCCGTATGCGAAAGCTATATCCGGCGATGTCGATTGGAATGCCCCGATATTTCCCTATGATCTTGCGTCGGGCGACGATTGCAAAATTGACGAACAGGACAGTGCGACTGTCGTTCCCAAAAGTGTAGTAATCGATAATAAGTTCGATTGGGGAGATGATTCTCCTCCGGAGACACCTCTCGCTGACTCTGTCATATATGAAGTCCACGTCAAGGGTTTTAGCGTACGCAATCCAATGGTTCCTGAGAAACTGCGTGGTACCTACGCGGGCCTGGCGCACGAGTCCAGTATCAACTACTTCAAGAAACTCGGTATTACGGCGGTTGAGTTGCTCACCGTCCATCACTTTATTGATGAGGGCCATCTCGTAGATAAAGGTCTTAGCGACTACTGGGGATATAACACTTTAGGCTATTTCGCGCCGATGTCACGGTACAGTTCTTCGGGAGACCGAGGGGGACAGGTGCGTGAATTCAAAGAGATGGTCAAGGCTCTTCACTCAGCGGGCATCGAAGTGATCCTTGACGTGGTCTACAACCATACCTGCGAAGGTAATCATATGGGCCCAATGCTGAGTTGGAAGGGCGTATGCAATGCGACCTACTATCGCACGGTTGAGGGAGACCCTCGGCACTACATGGACTACACCGGAACAGGCAACACGCTTAATGTACGGAATCCACAAGTGCTGAAGATGCTCATGGATTCGCTGCGATATTGGGTTACCGAGATGCATGTGGACGGGTTCCGCTTTGATCTCGCCGCGACTCTTGCCCGCGAACTCCACGATGTCAGCCGACTCTCCTCCTTCTTCGACACAATCCATCAGGACCCCACCCTAGCGGATGTAAAGCTGATTGCAGAGCCGTGGGACGTTGGTGACGGGGGCTATCAGGTAGGCCAATTCCCTGTTCTCTGGGCAGAATGGAACGGGATCTATCGCGATACCATTCGTCGTTTTTGGAAAGGCGATGCAGGTCAGCTATCGGACTTTGCCAATCGCATAACGGGATCAAGCGATCTGTACCAGTTCGATGGTCGCAAACCCTACGCAAGCATTAACTTCATTACCGCGCACGATGGGTTCACTCTATGTGACCTCGTAAGCTACAACGAAAAACACAACGAAGCGAATCACGACGACAACAAGGATGGCGCCAACGACAACGAATCCTGGAACATGGGCACTGAGGGACCAACGGACGACCCGCAGATCAACACGTTAAGGGAGCGTCAGATCCGCAACTTCCTTGCCACTCTGATGCTTTCGCAAGGAGTCCCAATGCTCGCAGGAGGCGATGAGGTGGCCCGATCCCAGCGCGGCAACAACAACTGCTATTGCCAGGATAACGAGTTGACTTGGTTCGACTGGGATCTGGACGATTCTCGCAAACGTCTCCGCGACTTCACCAGTCAGCTTATCCAGTTTAGGCTCTCATCCCAATCTTCACCGTCGTAA
- a CDS encoding mechanosensitive ion channel family protein, whose amino-acid sequence MKSGMNQDEKSEQQVIVQRQRRIPSLLVWVALVLPNIVFVGGGVMGLARAQVKDSPQRPNKSDDSQEPRPDKNAAAEKNKKVSARGVPGFDLQSSRTDILSHLNAVISFYHASLVPIQKAGEPNDAVYFAQSVELSSQAATYAFQAAQAGAALAIVHQDVSTGDRQRLENTKTNVEQALVVLKGREDSLDKAIATANSRQINSLRLQREGVQAAIDLNNSMDEALKKIVGISDTKDGSGLAADVERLQRSIPELNSKEKIVAPQLTTLESARSSGVSSQGVVLFQLLETKHALDGLISQNDKAHQTALAVRVPISTVLRTLVTKGQLLTEEAVEASAPPQATAKKMPAETKTKAPTSIQPTPTVTSVTPPTSTSQATSAETLGSITRDFQALSSAAIPLSQELIVLQESKSNLTAWQSAVDQEYKGVLHALLLRVVVIAIALGIIFVGGELWRRATNEYVHDPRRRRQLLVVRRIAIGFLSVIVVLFGFVTQFNSLATFAGFITAGIAVGLQTVLLSVAAYFFIVGRYGVKVGDRITVSSVTGDVIDVGLVRFYMMELAGSGVEMNPTGRVAVFSNAVLFQAATPLYKQIPGTEFAWHELIVKLSATTNYTKVCDAIMNEVKTVYESYRPNIEQQHRDVENWMQAPIAAPEVDSRLQFSGGAFQLWARFPVEIRTAAKTDEELTKRLVKLMEQNDEFKQAFAATPVIQAAVKG is encoded by the coding sequence ATGAAGTCGGGGATGAACCAGGACGAAAAGAGTGAACAGCAAGTGATTGTGCAGCGACAAAGACGTATTCCATCACTCCTAGTATGGGTCGCCCTTGTTCTCCCTAACATCGTCTTTGTCGGCGGCGGCGTAATGGGACTAGCACGGGCGCAGGTAAAAGATAGCCCGCAACGGCCTAACAAATCCGATGATTCGCAAGAGCCCAGGCCGGATAAGAATGCGGCAGCGGAAAAGAATAAGAAAGTCTCGGCAAGGGGGGTACCTGGCTTTGATTTGCAGTCTAGCCGAACCGACATTCTGTCGCATCTTAACGCGGTAATTAGCTTCTACCACGCCTCACTCGTGCCGATTCAGAAGGCCGGGGAGCCAAATGACGCTGTTTACTTCGCCCAATCGGTTGAGCTTTCCTCACAGGCTGCAACTTACGCGTTTCAGGCAGCTCAGGCCGGAGCCGCGCTCGCGATTGTGCATCAGGATGTGTCTACTGGCGATAGACAGAGACTAGAGAACACCAAGACGAATGTTGAACAGGCGCTGGTGGTGCTAAAGGGGCGGGAAGACAGCTTGGATAAGGCGATCGCAACGGCAAACTCGCGACAAATCAACTCTCTTCGGCTACAGAGGGAGGGGGTTCAGGCAGCCATCGACCTCAACAATTCCATGGACGAGGCGCTAAAAAAGATTGTAGGCATCTCCGACACCAAAGACGGAAGCGGACTTGCGGCGGATGTAGAGCGACTTCAACGATCCATTCCAGAGTTGAACAGCAAGGAGAAGATTGTTGCGCCTCAACTGACTACGTTGGAGTCAGCGCGGTCCTCGGGCGTTAGCAGCCAGGGAGTGGTTTTGTTTCAGTTGTTGGAGACCAAGCACGCGCTTGACGGTCTAATCAGCCAGAACGATAAGGCTCATCAAACGGCCCTTGCTGTTAGAGTACCGATCTCGACCGTTCTTCGCACTCTTGTCACCAAGGGCCAACTGTTGACCGAAGAGGCGGTTGAGGCTTCGGCCCCGCCTCAAGCAACAGCGAAGAAGATGCCGGCTGAGACAAAGACCAAGGCGCCCACTTCGATTCAGCCTACTCCGACAGTAACATCTGTTACCCCACCCACGTCGACCTCCCAAGCTACCTCTGCAGAGACACTCGGTTCGATCACGAGGGATTTCCAGGCCCTATCTTCGGCTGCAATCCCCTTGAGCCAGGAACTTATCGTTCTTCAGGAAAGCAAGTCAAACCTTACCGCATGGCAGAGTGCCGTGGATCAGGAGTACAAGGGAGTCCTTCACGCGCTTTTGCTTCGCGTAGTAGTGATCGCCATCGCGCTAGGGATCATCTTTGTTGGGGGCGAGCTATGGAGACGCGCAACCAATGAATACGTCCATGATCCACGAAGGCGACGTCAGTTGTTGGTGGTTCGAAGGATTGCGATCGGCTTTCTTTCAGTAATTGTCGTCCTTTTCGGTTTTGTGACGCAATTCAATTCCCTCGCAACGTTTGCGGGGTTTATTACAGCCGGCATTGCGGTAGGACTACAAACTGTCCTACTCTCTGTAGCTGCGTACTTCTTTATTGTTGGCAGATATGGGGTCAAAGTAGGCGATCGGATTACCGTCTCATCCGTGACCGGAGATGTAATTGACGTCGGCTTGGTGCGGTTCTACATGATGGAGCTAGCAGGCAGCGGGGTGGAAATGAACCCCACGGGCCGAGTGGCTGTCTTCTCCAACGCAGTGCTATTTCAGGCGGCCACGCCTCTCTACAAGCAGATACCGGGTACCGAGTTCGCCTGGCATGAACTGATTGTGAAGCTCTCAGCGACGACTAATTACACCAAAGTGTGCGACGCCATCATGAACGAGGTGAAGACGGTCTACGAAAGCTATCGTCCTAACATCGAGCAGCAACACCGTGATGTTGAGAACTGGATGCAAGCTCCAATTGCCGCTCCGGAGGTCGATTCACGGCTTCAGTTTAGCGGAGGAGCATTTCAGTTGTGGGCGCGGTTTCCAGTTGAGATCAGAACAGCGGCGAAAACAGATGAGGAATTGACGAAACGCTTAGTCAAGCTAATGGAACAGAACGACGAGTTCAAGCAGGCATTTGCGGCGACACCCGTGATCCAAGCTGCGGTAAAAGGGTAA
- a CDS encoding ATP-binding protein: MDNYSVEKLQPPVATTADEVRATIESCEDEPIRIPGSIQRHGFFLLLDEPNELVIAASENAEEFLQVPLKLILGARLETVLEREVLAVIRALSPTTETAGQISYLGSFPLRKELCSVVTHLVGGQRVLEFERVDRLVSSDLMNGVVTNFVAKLGSLKSEMALCQAITSQVKNLTGFNRVLLYQFDEDGHGTVLTEENDGVLPNYLDLRFPASDIPKQARELYISNTIRIIPNASYVPSPLRGITGQEMRSFNLASSILRSVSPIHLEYMRNMGTMSSMSISILFEGRLWGLISCHHAEPRSVSYVIRSACDLLTKMVSTQLLAFRSAHQLESAMHFHAIQRSLLTQMAAENNHIAALVSHIGELPQVTNAQGAALIIEGKVFLGGLTPTESDVLRLTHWMDAHPHLDIFQTNNLCSDFDWAEGMRSIASGWLVVRISDVRQSYLMWFRPEVVSTVKWAGQPVKIRDQQRGLHPRDSFESWQGLVHGKSDPWTGMEVESALDFRTAVITISLKRAEEAIELSEARFKELTQSLPNLVWVVNDDGKLGYVNDKWRQEELADEGLWFEQRRLSFEDRETCRQRWEKAVKNGSFFEIELRLQGKLETSDHWYLVRAVPFLKADKSRAGWVGTFTDLTERREREIAIKITEKLALTGRMTSVIAHEINNPLEAVTNIHYLLGQEVRDNAAARKYVAMAEYEIERISGITKQTLRWSKENAQDPEYCSAATLFDDVLRLFKGKTASRNISVFTSGGESEFFGIAGQVRQVLTNLISNAIDAVSVGGSIWLSATEQGSGTQIAVRDNGQGMNEETRRQLFQPFNSTKGDLGNGLGLYISHEIVERHGGKISVETVEGHGTHMKLFFPAALDLKMS; this comes from the coding sequence ATGGATAACTATAGTGTCGAAAAGCTGCAGCCCCCCGTCGCGACGACCGCCGATGAAGTTAGAGCCACCATTGAAAGTTGCGAAGATGAGCCGATACGCATACCTGGCAGTATCCAGCGCCACGGCTTCTTTCTCTTACTGGACGAGCCAAATGAATTGGTCATTGCTGCGAGCGAAAATGCTGAAGAGTTCCTTCAGGTCCCCCTCAAACTAATTCTGGGTGCTCGACTCGAAACTGTCCTCGAACGCGAAGTGCTTGCGGTCATCCGCGCGTTAAGCCCTACGACTGAAACTGCGGGTCAGATCTCCTACCTGGGGTCATTTCCGTTACGTAAAGAACTGTGCAGCGTGGTCACACACCTAGTTGGCGGACAGCGCGTGCTTGAATTCGAACGTGTAGATCGGTTAGTTAGTTCCGACCTAATGAATGGTGTCGTCACGAACTTTGTCGCAAAATTAGGCAGCTTGAAGAGCGAAATGGCCCTTTGCCAAGCCATCACATCGCAAGTTAAGAACCTGACCGGCTTCAATCGCGTTCTTCTCTACCAATTTGACGAAGATGGTCATGGCACTGTTTTGACCGAGGAGAACGATGGGGTTTTACCGAATTATCTCGATCTACGCTTCCCGGCTAGCGATATACCAAAGCAGGCAAGGGAACTTTATATTTCGAATACCATCCGGATTATTCCAAACGCGTCCTATGTGCCATCTCCGCTGCGTGGAATTACGGGCCAGGAGATGCGAAGTTTCAATCTAGCGTCTTCGATCCTGAGAAGCGTCTCCCCGATCCATTTGGAGTACATGAGGAACATGGGGACAATGTCTTCGATGTCGATCTCAATTCTTTTCGAGGGGCGCCTATGGGGGCTCATCAGCTGCCATCACGCGGAGCCTCGTAGCGTGTCTTACGTAATACGGAGTGCCTGTGATCTGCTAACGAAGATGGTGAGCACGCAGCTACTGGCATTTCGAAGTGCTCATCAGCTCGAAAGCGCAATGCATTTTCATGCCATCCAGCGAAGTCTGCTCACTCAAATGGCAGCTGAAAACAACCACATTGCTGCGTTAGTCAGTCATATTGGGGAACTTCCACAAGTTACTAATGCCCAAGGGGCTGCACTAATCATCGAGGGGAAGGTTTTTCTTGGTGGGCTGACGCCAACAGAATCAGATGTGCTGAGATTGACGCATTGGATGGACGCTCATCCACATCTCGACATATTCCAGACGAACAACCTGTGCTCAGATTTTGATTGGGCCGAAGGAATGCGTAGCATCGCGAGCGGATGGCTCGTCGTGAGGATCTCAGACGTTCGCCAGAGTTATCTCATGTGGTTTCGCCCGGAGGTAGTTAGCACGGTAAAGTGGGCGGGTCAGCCTGTTAAGATTCGAGACCAACAACGTGGCCTCCATCCCCGGGATTCATTCGAATCGTGGCAAGGCTTGGTTCACGGAAAAAGTGACCCTTGGACCGGAATGGAAGTCGAGTCTGCACTGGATTTTAGGACGGCGGTGATCACAATCAGTCTCAAACGCGCCGAAGAGGCGATTGAACTGAGCGAAGCACGCTTCAAAGAGTTGACGCAGTCTCTGCCTAATCTCGTTTGGGTAGTAAATGACGATGGGAAACTCGGCTATGTGAACGATAAGTGGCGACAGGAAGAATTGGCAGACGAAGGATTATGGTTTGAGCAGAGGAGGCTGAGCTTCGAAGACCGTGAGACGTGCCGGCAACGATGGGAAAAAGCCGTCAAAAATGGCTCTTTTTTTGAGATTGAACTTCGTCTTCAAGGCAAACTCGAGACTTCAGATCACTGGTATCTCGTCCGAGCAGTTCCGTTCTTGAAGGCCGACAAAAGCCGCGCTGGATGGGTCGGTACTTTTACCGATCTTACTGAGCGTCGAGAACGTGAAATCGCAATCAAGATTACGGAGAAGCTGGCGCTCACAGGCAGAATGACGAGCGTGATCGCCCATGAGATAAATAACCCTCTCGAAGCGGTGACAAACATCCACTATTTGCTTGGTCAAGAGGTCCGGGACAATGCGGCCGCTCGAAAGTATGTCGCGATGGCAGAGTATGAAATTGAAAGAATTTCAGGAATCACGAAGCAAACTTTACGGTGGTCGAAGGAAAACGCACAGGATCCCGAGTATTGCTCCGCCGCGACTCTATTCGATGATGTTTTGAGGTTATTTAAAGGAAAAACAGCGAGTCGGAACATTAGCGTGTTTACGTCCGGTGGGGAGTCAGAATTTTTCGGCATTGCTGGTCAGGTACGCCAGGTTTTGACGAACCTAATCTCAAACGCTATCGACGCAGTGTCTGTGGGTGGATCGATATGGTTGAGTGCAACCGAGCAGGGCAGTGGAACTCAGATCGCCGTCAGGGATAATGGTCAAGGTATGAACGAAGAGACGAGAAGGCAATTATTTCAGCCTTTTAACAGCACGAAGGGAGATCTTGGTAATGGCCTTGGGCTTTATATCTCACACGAGATTGTCGAGCGCCATGGTGGCAAAATTAGCGTCGAAACGGTGGAGGGACACGGAACGCACATGAAACTATTTTTTCCGGCAGCTCTGGACCTGAAAATGTCATAA
- a CDS encoding biliverdin-producing heme oxygenase, whose amino-acid sequence MMDLERLRVETSGAHNSVEQAIPLVGREFTSEEYVSCLRRIHGIVGTWEQVAVNSPIGWLRELVAERQRCHLLDQDLRFFGITEIDNEGPLLPRMNDKASLLGTMYVMEGSKLGGKLIARHVEKTLGLTSGNGTAFFRDHGRQTGVLWKEFCDILCAKVTDPESAEVIESAKEMFRVFGSWVNHPKNVHHSTTSFSIENPRANI is encoded by the coding sequence ATGATGGACTTAGAACGATTGAGAGTTGAAACGTCTGGAGCCCACAACTCTGTCGAGCAGGCAATCCCGCTGGTGGGTCGGGAATTTACAAGTGAGGAGTACGTCTCTTGTTTGCGGCGGATCCATGGAATCGTAGGAACTTGGGAACAGGTTGCAGTCAATTCACCGATCGGATGGTTGCGGGAATTGGTTGCTGAGAGACAACGTTGTCATTTGCTGGACCAAGATCTGAGATTCTTCGGCATTACCGAGATTGATAATGAAGGTCCCCTGTTGCCAAGGATGAACGACAAAGCTAGCCTCCTGGGCACGATGTATGTCATGGAAGGCTCGAAGCTGGGTGGCAAGCTCATAGCTCGACATGTGGAGAAGACCCTGGGATTGACATCAGGAAATGGAACCGCCTTTTTTCGCGATCACGGGCGGCAGACAGGGGTGTTGTGGAAAGAGTTTTGTGACATCCTATGCGCTAAAGTCACCGACCCTGAGTCGGCAGAGGTGATTGAATCTGCTAAAGAGATGTTTAGGGTCTTTGGCTCCTGGGTGAATCACCCAAAGAATGTGCATCATTCGACTACAAGTTTCAGTATCGAGAATCCAAGGGCCAATATCTAA
- a CDS encoding response regulator, with protein sequence MKLPPQAFAVLSLHQLHHEHERHPLSIGSSPVVYIVDDERVIADTLATILQGRGFKAKSFNNPLDALSAARDNPPDLLISDVVMPQLSGIELAIQLKALCPECKILLFSGQSQTANLLMSARDNGHDFHLLTKPIHPKDLLLQIQKQDSRWIANELDSVR encoded by the coding sequence TTGAAACTCCCTCCCCAAGCATTTGCAGTCCTTTCGCTTCATCAACTGCACCACGAGCACGAAAGGCACCCCTTGTCTATTGGATCTTCCCCTGTCGTTTATATCGTCGATGATGAACGCGTCATCGCAGACACTCTGGCCACTATCCTTCAGGGAAGGGGTTTCAAGGCCAAATCTTTCAACAATCCGCTGGATGCACTGAGCGCCGCAAGAGATAACCCTCCAGACCTTCTTATATCCGACGTTGTGATGCCGCAGCTCTCCGGTATTGAACTAGCGATACAACTTAAAGCGCTCTGTCCGGAATGTAAGATTTTGTTGTTCTCCGGTCAGTCTCAGACTGCGAATCTGCTCATGTCGGCTCGCGATAATGGTCATGACTTTCACCTGCTCACCAAGCCTATCCATCCTAAAGATCTCCTTCTTCAAATCCAGAAACAGGACAGCAGGTGGATTGCAAATGAGCTTGATAGCGTCCGCTAA